In Gossypium hirsutum isolate 1008001.06 chromosome D06, Gossypium_hirsutum_v2.1, whole genome shotgun sequence, one genomic interval encodes:
- the LOC107901496 gene encoding probable protein phosphatase 2C 72, whose protein sequence is MGICISIASSEIHDQAEEQHHFHENVLYLTETIPSIGTHTHGSLYSKQGTKGLNQDAAILYQEYGIKGGAFCGVFDGHGKNGHIVSNMVRNRLPSLLVSQKYGVAKLEPTPESDNGRRPRKDLVKWKQACVSAFKVMDKEIKLQHNLDCSTSGTTAVVVVRQGEDLVIANLGDSRAVLGTMTEKGIKAVQLTTDLKPGLPSEAERIRNCKGRVLALKEEPHIPRVWLPHEDSPGLAMSRAFGDFLLKDHGLIAVPDVFYHRLSPNDHFIVLATDGVWDVLNNDQVASIVMEAESEQEAARTVAEAATASWKRKFPSSKVDDCTVVCLFLQDKQHPSSLAPET, encoded by the exons ATGGGAATCTGCATATCCATTGCATCTTCAGAGATTCATGATCAAGCTGAAGAGCAACATCACTTCCATGAAAATGTTCTTTACTTGACCGAAACCATTCCTTCCATTGGAACTCACACACATGGTTCTCTTTACTCGAAACAAGGAACCAAAGGACTCAACCAGGATGCTGCCATCCTTTATCAG GAGTATGGGATTAAAGGTGGAGCATTTTGTGGTGTTTTTGATGGACATGGGAAGAATGGTCATATAGTGAGCAATATGGTGAGGAATCGGCTGCCATCATTGTTGGTAAGCCAAAAGTATGGTGTAGCAAAGCTTGAACCAACACCTGAAAGCGACAATGGAAGGAGACCAAGGAAGGATTTGGTTAAATGGAAACAGGCTTGCGTTAGTGCCTTCAAGGTGATGGACAAGGAGATTAAGCTGCAACACAATTTGGATTGCTCCACTAGTGGAACCACCGCTGTTGTTGTTGTTAGACAG GGTGAAGATCTTGTGATTGCAAACCTGGGCGATTCAAGGGCAGTGCTAGGAACAATGACTGAGAAGGGGATCAAAGCTGTTCAACTAACTACCGATTTGAAGCCTGGTTTACCCA GTGAAGCTGAAAGAATAAGGAATTGTAAGGGTAGGGTCCTTGCTTTAAAGGAAGAACCACATATCCCTCGAGTGTGGCTGCCCCATGAGGATTCACCAGGCTTAGCCATGTCTCGAGCCTTTGGAGACTTTTTGCTCAAGGACCATGGCCTCATTGCGGTCCCCGATGTCTTCTATCACCGCCTATCCCCAAATGATCACTTCATTGTTCTCGCAACTGATGGT GTATGGGATGTGCTAAACAACGACCAAGTTGCATCCATAGTGATGGAGGCAGAAAGTGAGCAGGAGGCAGCAAGGACGGTGGCGGAGGCAGCCACCGCCTCATGGAAGAGGAAGTTTCCGTCTTCAAAAGTAGATGATTGCACCGTGGTTTGCCTCTTCCTCCAAGACAAGCAACATCCAAGTTCCTTGGCCCCGGAGACTTAA
- the LOC107901497 gene encoding vacuolar-processing enzyme, producing the protein MTTLVTGVFLLLLSVAGVVSAARYITGDVLRLPSEASRFFRWRSDDDEVGGTRWAVLIAGSNGYWNYRHQADVCHAYQLLRNGGLREENIIVFMYDDIAFNVENPRPGVIINNPHGDDVYKGVPKDYTGEDVNVHNFFAALLGNKSAITGGSGKVVDSGPDDHIFIYYTDHGGPGVLGMPTFPYLYADDLIDVLKKKHASGTYKSMVFYLEACESGSIFEGLLPQGLNIYATTASNAEESSWGTYCPGEYPSPPPEYETCLGDLYSVAWMEDSDMHNLRTETLHQQYELVKKRTINGNSAYGSHVMQYGDVGLSKDSLFAYLGTNPANDNFTFVDENSLVPPTKAVNQRDADLVHFWYKYRKAPEGSVRKTEAQKQFVEAMSHRMHIDHSVKLIGKLLFGIERGLEVLNTVRPAGQPLVDDWKCLKKMVRTFETHCGSLAQYGMKHMRSLANICNAGIQTEQMAEASAQACVSVPTGRWSSLQKGFSA; encoded by the exons ATGACCACTCTCGTGACCGGtgtgtttctcctcctactatcCGTCGCCGGCGTCGTATCCGCCGCTAGATATATCACCGGTGATGTTCTCCGGTTACCTTCGGAAGCTTCAAGGTTCTTCCGATGGAGGAGCGATGATGATGAAGTTGGTGGCACAAGATGGGCGGTCCTGATTGCTGGATCTAATGGATATTGGAATTACAGGCATCAG GCTGATGTTTGTCATGCTTATCAACTCCTAAGGAACGGTGGTTTGAGAGAGGAAAATATCATTGTCTTTATGTACGATGATATCGCTTTCAATGTAGAAAACCCTAGGCCTGGTGTTATCATTAACAATCCTCATGGCGATGATGTTTATAAGGGAGTCCCGAAG GACTATACTGGAGAAGATGTTAATGTTCACAACTTTTTTGCGGCTCTCCTCGGAAACAAGTCTGCTATCACCGGGGGTAGCGGGAAGGTTGTCGATAGTGGCCCTGATGATCATATCTTCATATACTACACTGACCATGGGGGTCCTGGTGTGCTTG GGATGCCTACCTTCCCTTATCTTTATGCTGATGACTTGATTGATGTTTTAAAGAAAAAGCATGCTTCAGGGACTTATAAAAGCATG GTATTCTATCTTGAAGCTTGTGAGTCAGGTAGTATCTTTGAGGGTCTTCTTCCTCAGGGGTTGAATATCTATGCAACCACAGCATCAAATGCGGAAGAGAGTAGCTGGGGAACCTATTGTCCCGGAGAGTACCCAAGTCCTCCCCCAGAATATGAAACCTGCTTGGGAGACTTGTATAGTGTCGCTTGGATGGAGGACAG TGACATGCATAATCTGCGGACAGAGACTTTGCACCAGCAATATGAACTT GTGAAAAAGAGGACTATCAATGGTAATTCTGCGTATGGCTCTCATGTCATGCAATATGGTGATGTAGGGCTTAGCAAGGACAGTCTCTTTGCATACTTGGGTACAAACCCTGCAAATGATAACTTCACCTTTGTTGACGAGAACTCCTTGGTGCCACCTACAAAAGCTGTTAACCAGCGTGATGCTGATCTTGTCCATTTTTGGTATAAG TATCGCAAGGCACCCGAAGGCTCTGTTAGGAAGACTGAAGCCCAAAAGCAGTTTGTTGAAGCCATGTCTCATAGAATGCATATAGACCACAGTGTGAAACTCATTGGCAAACTTTTATTTGGAATTGAAAGAGGCTTGGAAGTCCTGAACACCGTTCGACCAGCTGGCCAACCTCTTGTCGATGACTGGAAATGCCTCAAGAAAATG GTGAGGACTTTCGAAACACATTGTGGATCACTAGCCCAGTACGGGATGAAACACATGCGATCCCTTGCAAACATCTGCAATGCCGGGATTCAGACAGAACAGATGGCTGAGGCATCGGCACAAGCTTGTGTCAGCGTTCCTACTGGTCGTTGGAGCTCTCTTCAGAAAGGTTTTAGTGCATAA